ACAAATGGATAAAAGTTAATAAACTCACCTATTGAACGATAGCCTGATCGTAACTGTGTATTTTGGGTATCAAACGCTAAACGATTATGAATAAGCTTACCTTCTTGATCGTAAATTGTTTTTAAAGTATCTTCACCAACGTCTGTTTTCTCTAATAAACGCTTCTTAATAACTTCATCTGTATTTGCACTGGATAAATTAATTTTAGTTTCGAAACGTCCTTGAATCTTAGAGAAGTCTTTTGTACTGTCAAGATCTGAAACCGTGGCTTCTAATTTTTCTTGCGATGTCACAATAACCCACGCTTGACCTTGGCAAAGATCACCTAACTTTTCCGTAATAGTTTGTAAGTTAAGCATTAAGCTCGTATTATTACCTATATATTGTCCAATTTCATCTGCAAGGAAAACAAGGCGGTAATCTGGGCCTTGCTTTTTGCAATAATCGGCAACCAGTTCTGCAACGCGTTGAGCATCAATTGAAAACCATTCTCTACTCATGGCAAAGAAAGTTTCCGCTGTATCTTGATCATAACCTACTGCTTCTAATGCTTTAATAACTTTCTTCTTTCGCAATAAAATCTTTAAACGGAACTCTTCCCAAGTCTTATCGTTTTGGTCATAGATGGCTTGTTTAAATTCCTCGTACTTTCCATCTTCATCTAATTGACGTTCCATTTCTGCCACCCAAAGTGTATCTGAATAGCCTAGGTGGTTATTAAACACTCTTAGAAACACTTCAATAATCCGTTCTTTTTCCGAATCTTTTGATGAAGATGTAGAACGTGAATCAATGTTAAAAAGTAAAGCATCGGTTTTCTTCTCAGACACTTGTTCCATTATATTAAGTAACTCTTTATTATCCGTTTTATCCTGGAAGTAATTAGCTGGAGTTCTACTTGCAATTGTCTGATTATGTAACAAATAAGATAAGATTTTTAAGAAATGTGATTTACCCGACCCAAAAAAGCCCGAAATCCAAACTCCAACCTTTGTGGATGGCTGGTCATAAACAGCTAGATAATTACGATAAAAACGTTCTAAATAGTGTTCACTTTCTTCCGTAAGGACATACTCATCTAACTCTGTTTTTACTACGTTCTCTTCTACTTGTTCAGCTTGAACAACATTGTTAATAGGACGAAATATATCCTTTTTAAATAAACCTTTAATTTGCATTTGTCATACCTCCCTATGAAATCCGTGATAATTGATAATCATCTTCATAATCTAAAATGCTAAACAACTTAAGTCGTAACCCTGTAAACTCACCAGGATAAAATAGAACAATAGGCTTTTTATAACCTTTACTTGAGACAGATTTCAATAATTGACTGGATCGTAAAAATGGGTGAGCTGTCCCGACACCTGTAATAAAAATAATATCAGCATCTTCGGTTATATCTTTAAACTGCTGAATCATCGTATTACTTTCATTTAAGATTGGTTCAATAACATCATTTAATCCACGTAACCCTTCTTCCTCAGCTACTTCATATAATTCCTCACGTTCGTCTTCTTCAAAAAATGAAAGGAGGAACTCAAATAAATTTACTTCCTTAATATTTAATTTAGTTCGTTTTAACATATTTTTTATATAGACACGAACTTGCAACTCATCTTCTGGTGGATAGTCCAAAACAAAATGAGGAATATCACTCCCAATTCCTCTTGGTTGAATGAATCCGTCCAGATTAATTCGTTTTTCCATTTGTTCTAGTCGTTCGTATGTCGACTTCATGACTCTTTCACCTTCTCTAAAGCTGAAAAAGAATATAACAGTGGAACATTCTTTTTAGCGTAAGTTTTTAAATCCTGACTTAGATGGATTGGTTTTATGATGTATTTTGTCTGATCAACTTTCTCAATCA
The Bacillus shivajii DNA segment above includes these coding regions:
- a CDS encoding BREX protein BrxB domain-containing protein translates to MKSTYERLEQMEKRINLDGFIQPRGIGSDIPHFVLDYPPEDELQVRVYIKNMLKRTKLNIKEVNLFEFLLSFFEEDEREELYEVAEEEGLRGLNDVIEPILNESNTMIQQFKDITEDADIIFITGVGTAHPFLRSSQLLKSVSSKGYKKPIVLFYPGEFTGLRLKLFSILDYEDDYQLSRIS